A genomic segment from Methanoplanus limicola DSM 2279 encodes:
- the msrA gene encoding peptide-methionine (S)-S-oxide reductase MsrA, with protein MEKDNATFAAGCFWGVEAAFQKKEGVIATRVGYTGGDAEEPDYTTVCTGNTGHAEAVQIAFDSDIITFRELLEIFFSVHDPTTLNRQGPDVGDQYRSAVFYRNDEQKEEALLYIKELEDKKAFEEPIVTEVLPLDKFWKAEDYHQKYFEKMGRKWGFYD; from the coding sequence ATGGAGAAAGATAATGCCACATTTGCAGCAGGGTGCTTCTGGGGGGTTGAAGCAGCATTTCAGAAGAAAGAGGGTGTCATTGCTACAAGAGTCGGTTACACCGGCGGGGATGCTGAAGAGCCGGATTATACGACTGTGTGCACCGGAAATACGGGCCATGCTGAAGCCGTGCAGATTGCATTTGATTCTGACATTATAACATTCAGGGAATTGTTAGAGATATTTTTCTCAGTACATGATCCGACCACATTAAACAGGCAGGGGCCGGATGTTGGTGATCAGTACAGGTCTGCTGTATTTTACCGGAATGATGAACAAAAGGAGGAGGCTCTTCTGTATATAAAAGAACTTGAGGATAAGAAAGCGTTTGAAGAGCCGATAGTTACCGAGGTTCTGCCGCTTGATAAGTTCTGGAAAGCAGAGGACTACCACCAGAAGTATTTCGAGAAGATGGGACGTAAGTGGGGCTTTTATGATTAA
- the thsA gene encoding thermosome subunit alpha — protein sequence MLGNQPIVILRDNVDVTSGREAQNSNIMACKAIAEAVRTTLGPRGMDKMLVSPSGDVVITNDGATILHELAVEHPAAKMVIAVAETQDNEVGDGTTTASILIGALMDEAQRLIAKSIHPTIIAKGYTLAMQKALEILEENAIVAGGKDIDLLTKVAATAVTGKSIESMKEPITKIVVDAVCEVATEENGKFTVDEDDVRIKTVIGDSLESAELITGFLIDKTRCDDGMPKRVDNAKIALLLKPLEIAKTETKSKIKITSSKQLEAFSEQERETLKGMADKVHAAGANVLLCQKGIADAVQYYLAHHGILAIQDVPEKDMKAFARALSGTIVNSVDDLEEAVLGNAETVEEMKDIKVTKFTGCTNGHTVTILIKGSNQIYVDELERAVYDAARVVMDALEDGKYVVGAAAIDTELYLKLREYAATIGGRIQIAVEAFSNIFETIPETLAENSGLDPIDILVDLKAAHSRGEKYAGLNVYTGKITNMYDEGVIEPMRVKRQAIESAAETASLLIRVDDMLISKSSHM from the coding sequence ATGTTAGGAAATCAACCAATTGTAATATTACGTGACAACGTAGATGTCACATCAGGAAGGGAGGCACAGAACTCCAACATCATGGCATGCAAGGCCATCGCTGAGGCAGTAAGAACAACTCTTGGTCCACGCGGAATGGACAAGATGCTTGTATCACCATCAGGTGATGTGGTCATCACAAACGACGGCGCAACAATTCTCCATGAGCTTGCAGTTGAGCATCCGGCTGCGAAGATGGTTATCGCCGTTGCTGAAACACAGGACAATGAAGTTGGTGACGGTACAACAACCGCATCAATTCTAATCGGCGCACTGATGGATGAGGCACAGAGACTTATTGCAAAGAGTATTCATCCTACAATAATAGCAAAGGGATATACACTTGCAATGCAGAAGGCTCTTGAAATCCTTGAGGAGAATGCAATCGTTGCAGGAGGAAAGGACATTGATCTCTTAACAAAAGTTGCAGCAACCGCTGTAACCGGAAAGTCAATTGAGTCAATGAAAGAACCAATCACAAAGATTGTAGTGGATGCAGTCTGTGAAGTTGCAACTGAAGAGAACGGAAAGTTCACTGTCGACGAAGACGATGTAAGGATAAAGACTGTCATCGGTGACAGCCTTGAGTCGGCAGAACTCATCACCGGATTTTTGATTGACAAGACACGCTGTGATGATGGTATGCCAAAGAGGGTTGATAATGCAAAGATTGCACTTCTGTTAAAGCCTCTTGAGATAGCCAAGACAGAGACAAAATCAAAGATCAAAATCACATCCTCTAAGCAGCTTGAAGCGTTCTCCGAACAGGAGAGAGAGACACTTAAAGGAATGGCTGACAAGGTCCACGCAGCCGGTGCAAATGTTCTTCTCTGCCAGAAGGGAATCGCAGATGCAGTCCAGTACTATCTTGCACACCACGGCATTCTTGCAATTCAGGACGTTCCTGAGAAAGACATGAAGGCTTTTGCACGTGCCCTTTCAGGTACAATTGTAAACAGTGTTGATGATCTTGAAGAGGCAGTTCTTGGAAATGCAGAAACTGTTGAGGAGATGAAGGACATCAAGGTGACAAAGTTCACCGGATGCACAAACGGACACACAGTCACAATTCTGATCAAAGGTTCAAACCAGATCTACGTTGATGAGCTTGAACGTGCAGTCTATGACGCAGCAAGAGTTGTTATGGATGCACTTGAGGACGGTAAATATGTCGTAGGTGCTGCTGCAATTGATACTGAGCTGTACCTGAAACTGCGTGAATATGCCGCCACAATAGGCGGAAGAATCCAGATTGCAGTTGAGGCATTCTCCAATATCTTTGAGACAATCCCTGAGACACTTGCAGAAAACTCAGGTCTTGACCCTATTGATATTCTTGTTGACCTTAAGGCAGCACATTCCAGAGGAGAGAAGTATGCAGGTCTTAATGTGTACACCGGAAAGATCACCAATATGTATGATGAGGGTGTAATTGAGCCAATGCGTGTCAAGAGGCAGGCAATTGAGAGTGCTGCCGAGACTGCATCACTGCTCATCCGTGTTGATGATATGCTGATCTCAAAATCATCCCATATGTAA
- a CDS encoding tetratricopeptide repeat protein codes for MIKYSCTAVFKIIPALIFLAAFLIVPGCTENPGIFPGGTHIEVDNETYLQWIEEYKENPEKYLTNPENPLEWTLKGMQSSATPFGDEEAIEYYDRAIEIDPEFPMAYCVKAESLGNLKRFNESAECLEIAVGLDSRYEPLADKLRRTYNLD; via the coding sequence ATGATTAAATATTCCTGCACAGCAGTTTTCAAAATAATCCCGGCCCTGATCTTCCTTGCCGCTTTTCTCATAGTTCCGGGCTGCACTGAGAATCCCGGGATTTTTCCGGGCGGAACACATATTGAGGTTGACAACGAGACATATCTGCAGTGGATAGAGGAGTATAAAGAAAATCCTGAGAAGTATCTCACCAATCCGGAAAATCCGCTTGAATGGACATTAAAAGGCATGCAGAGCAGTGCAACGCCTTTCGGGGACGAAGAGGCAATTGAATATTATGACAGGGCAATAGAGATCGACCCTGAATTTCCGATGGCATACTGCGTAAAGGCTGAGTCTCTCGGCAATCTGAAGAGGTTTAATGAGAGTGCAGAGTGCCTGGAAATTGCTGTTGGACTTGACAGCAGGTATGAGCCATTGGCTGATAAGCTCAGAAGGACATATAACCTTGATTAG